In one Alnus glutinosa chromosome 14, dhAlnGlut1.1, whole genome shotgun sequence genomic region, the following are encoded:
- the LOC133857445 gene encoding protein argonaute PNH1-like, whose protein sequence is MPGHRGQECTGFSESLCRTEVAHMHMKDPLENPVISREPLQSSMNQKTSSQMVLKKDDCLEDIKNIISRRKGRRRCRGPKVEKLQEAKLDHAGVGSPAPFKSLMLHRRPGYGQLGTKCLVKANHFLAEIPGSDICQYSVKINPEFTYHKLNKAIMTQLVKIHRETDLGMRLPVYDGGRNLYTAGLLPFTTKEFIIVLCNDEEGTRNTREREFKVTITFVALASMHQLRELLAGKPVDTPQVALTIIDIVLRQLAAQRYVSVGRFLYSPDIKKPQNLGGGLESWRGFYQSIRPTQMGLSLNIDMSSTAFIEALPVIDFVAQILDKDVFSRPLSDADRVKVKKALRGVKVEVTHRENVRRKYRISGLTSQPTRELIFPVDEQKNMKSVVEYFQEVYGYTIQYSHLPCLQVGNQKKVNYLPMEACKIVGGQRYTKGLNEKQITSLLKVSCQRPCEQEMDILQTVHQNDYEQDPYAKEFGISIDNKLASVEARVLPAPWLKYHDTGKETEFLPQVGQWNMMNKKVINGSTVRYWACINFSRSVQESTAHGFCQELVHMCQISGMEFNRNPIIPIYSARPDQVKKALKYVYYAATSKLEGKELELLIAILPDNNGSLYGDLKRICETELGLISQCCLTKYVFKSSRQYLANVSLKINVKMGGRNTVLLDAISSRIPLVSDIPTIIFGADVTHPETGEDSCPSIAAVVASQDWPEVTKYAGLVCAQPHREELIQDLFKTWKDPQRGTVTGGMIRELLLSFQKATGQKPLRIIFYRDGVSEGQFYQVLLYELDAIRKACASLETSYQPPVTFIVVQKRHHTRLLPNNHNDRSCIDKSGNILPGTVVDSKICHPTEFDFYLCSHAGIQGTSRPAHYHVLWDENNFSADEIQSLTNNLCYTYARCTRSVSVVPPAYYAHLAAYRARFYMEPDLHENAKIRSARTSNGSCVRPLPALKEKVKSVMFYC, encoded by the exons ATGCCTGGGCACCGGGGACAGGAGTGTACAGG GTTCTCTGAATCTCTTTGTCGGACAGAGGTGGCCCACATGCATATGAAAGACCCTCTGGAGAACCCTGTGATAAGTAGGGAACCTCTACAGAGCTCCATGAATCAGAAGACATCATCCCAGATGGTGCTCAAAAAAGACGATTGCTTGGAAGATATAAAGAATATTATATCGAGGAGAAAGGGAAGGAGAAGATGTAGAGGACCCAAAGTAGAGAAATTGCAAGAAGCAAAGCTTGATCATGCCGGAGTGGGGTCCCCAGCTCCATTCAAAAGCCTCATGTTACACCGCAGGCCTGGCTATGGGCAGCTGGGGACCAAGTGTTTGGTTAAAGCCAATCACTTCCTTGCAGAGATACCAGGGTCAGATATATGTCAATATAGT GTGAAAATAAACCCTGAATTTACTTATCATAAATTGAACAAAGCTATCATGACCCAGTTGGTGAAAATTCATAGAGAAACTGACTTAGGAATGAGGCTCCCTGTTTATGATGGTGGAAGAAACCTTTACACAGCTGGGTTGCTGCCTTTTACCACAAAAGAATTCATCATAGTATTGTGTAATGATGAAGAGGGGACACGCAATACAAG GGAACGAGAATTTAAAGTGACAATCACTTTTGTAGCTCTAGCTAGTATGCACCAATTACGTGAGCTTCTTGCAGGGAAACCAGTTGATACCCCTCAAGTCGCACTTACAATTATTGATATCGTTTTAAGGCAACTAGCAGCCCAAAG GTACGTATCAGTTGGCAGATTTCTCTATTCTCCTGATATTAAGAAACCACAGAATCTGGGTGGTGGCTTAGAATCATGGCGAGGCTTCTACCAGAGTATAAGACCTACTCAAATGGGACTCTCCCTGAATATCG ACATGTCATCAACTGCGTTCATTGAAGCACTCCCTGTCATTGATTTTGTTGCTCAAATTTTGGATAAAGATGTGTTTTCTAGGCCATTATCAGATGCAGATCGTGTAAAG GTTAAGAAAGCGCTTAGAGGGGTCAAAGTTGAAGTTACACACAGAGAAAACGTTCGAAGGAAATACCGAATTTCAGGGTTGACATCACAGCCTACAAGGGAGCTCAT TTTCCCAGTAGATGAGCAAAAGAACATGAAATCCGTTGTTGAGTACTTTCAAGAAGTGTATGGATATACCATTCAATATTCCCATCTACCTTGTCTTCAAGTGGGAAACCAAAAGAAGGTGAACTATTTACCAATGGAG GCTTGCAAGATAGTTGGCGGACAGAGATACACGAAAGGGCTGAATGAGAAGCAGATAACTTCTCTGCTGAAAGTTTCATGCCAAAGACCCTGTGAACAAGAAATGGACATTTTACAG ACAGTTCATCAAAATGACTATGAGCAGGATCCCTATGCCAAGGAGTTTGGTATCAGTATAGACAACAAGCTTGCATCTGTTGAGGCTCGGGTCCTTCCAGCCCCATGG CTAAAGTATCATGATACTGGAAAGGAAACAGAATTTTTGCCTCAAGTTGGACAGTGGAATATGATGAACAAG AAAGTAATAAATGGAAGCACAGTCAGATATTGGGCTTGTATCAACTTCTCACGCAGTGTCCAAGAAAGCACTGCTCATGGTTTTTGTCAAGAGTTGGTTCACATGTGTCAAATCTCTGGCATG GAATTTAACCGCAACCCTATAATTCCAATATATTCAGCCAGACCAGATCAAGTAAAGAAGGCCTTGAAATATGTGTACTATGCTGCTACAAGTAAGCTTGAAGGAAAAGAGTTGGAGTTGCTTATTGCCATTCTTCCAGACAACAATGGCTCTTTGTATG GCGATCTGAAACGAATTTGCGAAACAGAGCTGGGGTTGATTTCTCAATGCTGCCTTACAAAATATGTCTTCAAGTCTAGCAGACAGTATCTGGCAAATGTGTCCCTCAAAATCAATGTTAAG ATGGGAGGAAGAAATACAGTGCTTTTGGATGCTATAAGTTCAAGGATACCTTTGGTTAGTGACATTCCAACGATAATTTTTGGAGCTGATGTTACTCATCCAGAAACTGGAGAGGACTCTTGTCCATCTATAGCTGCT GTTGTAGCCTCTCAAGATTGGCCAGAAGTTACAAAGTATGCAGGGTTGGTATGTGCACAGCCTCATCGAGAAGAACTTATCCAAGATTTGTTCAAAACCTGGAAAGATCCTCAACGGGGTACGGTTACTGGAGGCATGATCAG GGAACTTTTACTGTCTTTTCAAAAGGCTACTGGACAAAAACCATTGAGGATAATATTTTACAG GGATGGAGTCAGTGAAGGACAGTTCTACCAAGTCTTACTATATGAACTTGATGCCATTCGTAAG GCTTGTGCCTCATTGGAAACAAGTTACCAACCTCCGGTAACATTTATTGTGGTTCAAAAGAGGCATCACACTAGACTACTCCCAAACAATCACAATGACAGAAGTTGCATCGACAAGAGTGGAAATATCTTGCCAG GTACTGTGGTGGATTCAAAGATCTGTCATCCAACCGAGTTCGACTTTTATTTGTGTAGTCATGCAGGAATTCAG GGCACGAGTCGACCTGCTCATTATCACGTGCTCTGGGATGAGAACAATTTTAGTGCCGATGAAATCCAATCTCTGACAAACAACCTGTGTTATAC GTATGCTCGATGCACTCGATCTGTTTCTGTAG TGCCACCTGCATATTATGCTCATCTGGCAGCCTACAGAGCTCGATTCTACATGGAGCCGGATCTGCATGAGAATGCTAAAATACGTTCCGCACGGACTTCAAATGGGTCGTGTGTTCGCCCCTTGCCAGCGTTGAAAGAGAAGGTGAAGAGCGTCATGTTTTACTgctaa
- the LOC133857446 gene encoding protein SLENDER RICE1-LIKE 1-like, which produces MSPYDSATSSGGGSGSSASSGAKPSEIDGLLAGAGYKVRSSDLRHVAQRLERLETAMVNSPAEISHLASDSVHYNPSDIASWVDSLLSELHQTASMPSDLPDLPDLMVAPAINHTVVSEAAWTDRDAPQQMNQFTVVTAMEEDSGIRLVHMLMTCAESVQRGALAFAGSLIEDMQALLTRVNTGCGIGKVAEYFIDALRRRIFSPQSACFGGSGSASPYENEVLYHHFYEACPYLKFAHFTANQAILEAFDGHDCVHVIDFNLMHGLQWPALIQALALRPGGPPLLRLTGIGPPSPDGRDSLREVGLRLAELARSVNVRFAFRGVAATRLEDVKPWMLQVGPKEAVAVNSIMQLHRLLGSDSTRNSPVEVVLGWIRNLNPKIMTVIEQEANHNQPGFMDRFTEALYYYSTMFDSLEACTLQPEKALAEIYIQREICNVVCCEGSARVERHEPLGKWRARLGQAGFRPLHLGSNAFKQASMLLTLFSAEGYCVEEKEGCLTLGWHSRPLIAASAWQALPDASSPLGIVNQNSNHNAL; this is translated from the coding sequence ATGTCTCCTTACGACTCCGCCACGTCATCCGGAGGCGGCAGCGGCAGCTCCGCCTCCTCCGGTGCCAAACCCTCCGAGATTGACGGCCTCCTTGCCGGCGCAGGCTACAAGGTCCGCTCCTCCGACCTCCGCCACGTGGCCCAGCGCCTCGAACGCCTCGAGACCGCCATGGTTAACTCTCCTGCCGAGATTTCCCACCTCGCCTCCGATTCGGTCCACTACAACCCCTCCGATATCGCCTCCTGGGTCGACTCCCTCCTCTCCGAACTACACCAGACCGCATCTATGCCGTCCGATCTTCCGGATCTTCCTGATCTCATGGTGGCCCCGGCCATCAATCATACGGTGGTGAGTGAAGCAGCGTGGACGGATCGTGATGCGCCTCAGCAGATGAATCAGTTCACTGTCGTCACGGCGATGGAAGAAGATTCCGGGATAAGGCTGGTCCACATGCTGATGACGTGTGCGGAATCGGTGCAACGTGGCGCGCTCGCATTCGCTGGTTCGCTCATCGAAGATATGCAGGCCTTGCTCACGCGTGTCAACACCGGCTGCGGAATAGGGAAAGTCGCCGAATACTTCATCGATGCGCTGAGACGCCGGATTTTCTCACCGCAGAGCGCCTGCTTCGGCGGCAGTGGCTCGGCCTCGCCGTACGAGAACGAGGTTTTGTACCATCATTTCTACGAGGCGTGTCCGTACTTGAAGTTCGCGCACTTCACGGCAAATCAAGCAATATTAGAAGCTTTCGACGGTCACGATTGCGTCCACGTCATTGACTTCAACCTGATGCACGGCCTGCAGTGGCCGGCTCTGATACAAGCCCTGGCGCTACGACCTGGTGGGCCCCCTTTGCTTCGGCTGACCGGCATTGGCCCACCCTCACCGGACGGGCGTGACTCGCTACGCGAAGTCGGGTTGCGACTCGCCGAGTTGGCTCGGTCTGTCAACGTCCGGTTCGCCTTCCGGGGCGTGGCGGCTACGAGGCTCGAGGACGTCAAGCCGTGGATGCTCCAAGTGGGCCCCAAAGAAGCGGTGGCCGTAAACTCAATCATGCAGCTCCACCGTCTTCTCGGGTCCGACTCGACCCGTAATTCGCCCGTAGAAGTGGTTCTTGGATGGATCCGGAACTTGAACCCGAAAATTATGACAGTAATCGAGCAAGAAGCGAACCATAATCAACCCGGGTTCATGGACCGGTTCACAGAGGCTCTGTACTACTATTCGACCATGTTCGATTCGCTGGAGGCTTGTACGCTCCAACCGGAGAAAGCCTTGGCGGAGATATACATACAGAGAGAGATATGCAACGTGGTGTGCTGTGAGGGCTCGGCTCGGGTGGAGCGGCACGAGCCGTTGGGAAAATGGAGAGCTCGGCTTGGACAAGCCGGATTTAGGCCATTGCACTTAGGATCCAATGCGTTTAAGCAAGCCAGTATGCTTCTCACTCTGTTCTCGGCTGAGGGGTACTGCGTGGAGGAAAAGGAAGGGTGCTTGACGCTCGGCTGGCATAGCCGTCCTCTCATCGCGGCCTCGGCTTGGCAAGCCCTGCCGGACGCAAGCTCTCCACTCGGGATAGTAAATCAGAATAGTAACCATAATGCGCTgtaa